DNA from Salvelinus namaycush isolate Seneca chromosome 6, SaNama_1.0, whole genome shotgun sequence:
ggggtattttaccccccttttctacccaatttcaatcttgtctcaaCTCCcaaacgggctcgggagaggcgaagtccgagtcatgcgtcctccgaaacaggACTTGCCAAaccgcacttcttaacacccgtccgcttaacccggaagccagccacaccaatgtgtcggaggaaacaccgttcaactgacgacgaGGTCAGCCTCTGGAGTGCGATGAACCGGGTAAaacccccccggccaaaccctcccctaacccggacgacgctgggccaattgtgcgccgccctatgggactcccgaacacagccggttgtgatacagcccgggatcgaacccgggtctgtagtgacacctctagcactgccttagaccgctgcgccacttgggatgCCTCATGTGAGCTTTTTAATGACTTCTTACCGTCAGGTTGTCGATTTCCTCCGAAAATGCTCCTATCTGCCTCACAGCCCCTTCCGAGTCCTCCATCTAGGAATACAGACAGTGTTCAAGAGCACTTCACATGGAAAATTAAAAGTAAAACACTATCCTCTTGTGGTACCACATTCCACCCTCATCTGTTCATTGGAGTGCTCTAACCTCACCTAAAGGATGATTATCATTAATACTTTTTAAATAGTTAGCGCCTCAGTGGAAGCGGCTACAAAAAGCCACACTAAAACACCCATAAGAGTGCATTCCCTGAAGTTGAAGGGGTTAATGGCAGTCCCCTACCTGGTCCAGGTCGTCCTCGTAGATCCTCAGGCCCCCCTGGAAGCTGCTGTTCTTGGGCATCTCCACATCCATGGGGCACACGTACTCCTCGCTGTCCTCCTGGCGCTTCTTACGCAGGGTCCCGAAGCCACCGAACGACAGCCTTCTGggctggagaaggagagaggatgatgggagaGAGTCAGTCAAATGGGGACAAACGGCTGTGTGCCGATAGTATTAAAAAGCCGCCTGTCCTCACCTCCTTTTCCTGCTGACCACTGATCTGACAGGACAAAAACCTATCTAGTCCATTCACATATAAGTGGTCATGAGGCCAACTTAGAGTAGTGGGACATAGCCAAGGTCACTGATCAGATCAATAAACCTACACTGATCCCCAAAGCTCTGTATGTCTAACAAGCTGATGCCTTACCAGCTGCGAGTTGACCCTACCTTGACCTTGGCGGTGGCAGTGAGCAGGGTGTAGTCAGGGTTCTCCAGACACTCCTGTTTGCTGCGCTGGGCAGCGGAGCCGATGAGCAGGTGGAAGTGGGTGGCCAGGTGGCGGCGCAGCAGGGTCTTGTTGGGAGGGATGTTGAGCAGGAGGGCTAGGGACTCCACGTTGAAGCGAGGCTCCAGCACCTGGAGACCAGGAGAGATGGAAATGAAGAGTGAGACAAACACCGGTAAAAGGCAGTCAGTGTATGTATACGCTGATGAAGGCATGTGTTCCTGAAATGAGTCAGTGGCAAGCCAATTCAAACGGagactttccccccccccccccctcaccatgACCCCCCCGTGCACACCGCTGCCCCTCAGGTTAGGAGCGTACTCAGCCAGGTCCACTGATCTCAGCCACTCCATCACTCTGTGATTGGTCCACTGGGAGATCTCCCCTGGCGTGATGTTGTTCTGGggagacattttttttaaagttggTGTTAATAATAACGGAAAAGTTTTTTATTTTCCCTATACAATTAACACTACTGAAATGTAACTGAACTGGTGAAGTGAGAGACCATGTGTATGGTGGATATGAAagcacagggagagaaagagcgagagagaagcaaGAGAAAAATAAAAAAGGGATACATTATTTAGAAATGTCTAAACCGTACCTCGTCAGAGGGCCGTCGGCGGAGGCAGTTGGGCTCGTAGAAGTTGAGCCGGAGGACCTGGATGGCTCTCTTGATGCTGAGGTGGTGGAGAACACTGCCCACCTTTAGAGACAGCAGGTCATCCTGAAGGggacaaacacacatactctTCTCAGTCAGGAGAATGACTACTGTCAATCAATTAGAAATAAAAGGACACTAGACATACAACAGATCACACAAAAGCAAGGATTTGTTATTTAATAGACTTTATTCATCCCCTTTGACATTGATTCTAATTCATTTGAGCCGCGTTAGACCAACTACTGCAAATTAAGACTCACCACAGTCATGTAGTGTAGCATTCTCCCATCGACCCTCCCCTCATCAAACTGGCTCTTATACTGCGGCAGACCAATGTCATCAAGCCATCCTGAGAAACACCAAAACAACTCAATCACGAGTCACAGAAAGGTTATTCAATTTTTCATTGTCAAGGCTTTTTGATAACTCTGAGGCTGTGGTCAGTGGTCACTCACTGGTCACCCAGTTGTGGTCCAATTTGGCCTTGCTGACATCCTCCTCTGATCCCAGTGCCTGGAGAGCTAACTGCAGCTTCTTCCTGTGGAGGGGCTGTTTGATCCCCAACTCCTGTTGCCACAGAAACATGTATGGGTTGTTTAAGACAtctcacatactgtacagttaGGAAGAGAGTGATAGAGAAAATAGATGTTTGTCAGGACACAGGTAGCAAAGTGAACATTAAGCAACTATAAGCTTTAACATTGTGGGTGTCATTAAAATGTCTAGCGACACAGAACCTAAACACAGAATGCACGAAACGCCTCCTGGATGCTCCACTGAGCCGTCCTACCTTCTCCAGGTCGTGCTGGGAGGCCTGCAGCAGAGTGAATCCTGAGCGGATCCACTGCTGGGCTTGAGCTACATGGAGTCCCAGGCCCTGCTcctgcagccacacacacacctgctccttACTCCACTGCGCAAAGGGAGCATCCACATcactgaggggagagagagcgagcagactCACCTTTAACATGGAGGGTAAACAGTACATCATTCATTACCATTTGCTCCTCTGACACCACAAAATCCTAATACCCTGATACTGTAGACTTAGTTCCAATACATTTCTGATCCCTTCCTCTATGTCTCTAGttcacagacagatacacacgcAGAGACAGTCTAGCAGGAGGTGAGCTTCACATACTCGGCGCTGTGCTGAAGGTCACGTGACCAGCCCAGTCGGGGGCCGGCCGTGGCTCTGACTCCTCCCCTCCTGAACTCGGTCTCCTCCAGGTCTAGCGAGGTGGAGTGACTTCTCTTCAGCCTAGAGGGGTCAGAACACAACGCGCCTAAATATCCTGCCATGCGCTGTCCTCGTGTTACAGCAAACCCTCTGCCCTCGTGTTACAGCAAACCCTCTGCCCTCGTGTTACAGCAAACCCTCTGCCCTCGTGTTACAATTAATAAAGCAATAGTTTCCTTTAAAAACCCTGGCTCCATCTTAATTCATCTTTCCCCCAATTCCTTGCATACCATCTCCTCACCTCTTTCTAAACTTAGGGAATATAGAGAACATTTTGACCCACCTGCCTAAGAACTTCATAAAGCCTCTGGACTTCTTCTTGGCCTCTGGTGAGGAAGGTAGGGTCTGGCTACTGTCGCCTCCCTGAGGTTTGTGTGGCGGGGCACCAGCCAAGTCCAAGTGGTCTGTGCCCTTACGCTCGGTCTCAGCTggattcaaacacacacacacacacacacacaaacacacatctgtTAGATCAATAGCTGACATCTGACACAATCCACCACCACAGGAAACTCGAGGCCAACACTGCCCAAGGACTACAGCTGTAATGGCCACCATAACCACTTCTGGACTACATCTTCCACtaaacaccaccaccactatgaGTATGCCAAGAACCACTCAAAAGCACCACAACTCAACTCATGCAGGACTGGTTGACATGAACTTCTGATGCAAATTCATAGATTTAGACAAAATCTCAGAGGCGCATCTTGAAGGACAGCTAGCAGAGTTAAGCGGCATCATTGCAGATGGTGTCACGTCATGGATAAGAAACAACTGGATATGATTTAAAAGGGGAAGGAAATCACACTAAAAACCACCCGGCTCACACCAGCGATCAACTAAACTTTTCACTTGCTTGATACAAGTGAAAAATGAAGAGTAGGAAAATGGAGGTAGGGGCATATCTAGGGATTCTTCACACAACAATGTAACCATTTACCATCTATGACCCAATCAGCCTCTAGAGGGTTCAGAAAAACAGACAGCCTTTTTACTTAGTCTACGATGGGTCTAGTTGTGTAGTAACGTTAGGTGGTGATCACATTGTTGTGCTAGTATCCCTGCACACATCCAGCGTTCATCCTGATCTGCCATACTGCAGGCCTGGCCCGTCTGTGGGGCTCTGCGCTGcagactactgtactgtacccaaCGTAGGCGCACTCGCACTCCGGCTGCGATCTTCACATCACATAGAGAGAGCAAGGATAGAACATACAGTCACTAGTGTGAATactagacagacaaacagacataaGAAAACACACATTAAGGTATGGAActgtgaatgtttttttttacatcatgAACAGAGAGTAATATTTATTGTTCACACCACCCCGTGCAGAGAAACGAGCACCCTTCTCCCCGTGCCCTTCCTGCCCCCCCCAATGATGAGACTCACCCAGATTTGGGGCACTAGACGTCCTCTTGCCTCCACGCATCTTGAAGAAACCACGTCCAAAGGAGGAGCGGGCCTTCTTGGTCCCAAAGCTTTCATTACTGGTGGGGTTTGATGGGGAGGTGGATGGGGGGCTGGGCTCCTCAATTGTTGTCTAGAAAAGGGGGAGGGGTCATTATGAGCACATTAACCTAATAAAATATTTGGCATGCCAGTAAACAAAGTCAATCTCCCAATATAACCAGCTCCATAGTTCTACTGTTGTACCACCAGGTGGCGGTGGAGTAACACAACTGTCAAAACAACCATTGCTCAGGAATCCTATTATGATTCCATATCATCCTGACAGACAGTCGAGTCCAGTCAGCCGTCACAGTGGGGCTCAGTGACGCCGCCCTCCATGTGGGGGAGATGAGATAGAACCATGCCTTCTGTATGACTGGCCCGTTTGAGAGACACGCCTTTGAGACTCTCCCACGTTGAGAGGTCAAAAAGGTAAAAGATAAGAAGCTCTAGTGTTCTAGTTTGGGTGACAAAAATGGGGATGAGGAGGGGGTAGAGATATGTGATTTAAGACTAGAATGGACTAGAACAATGGGCcattaaccaaaaggttgctggttctaatacccgagccgacaaggtgaaaaatctgccgatgtgcccctgagcaaggcacgtaaccctaatttgctccagaagcgctgtactactatggctgaccttgtaaaacaacacatttggcttcacctatctggtgtatgtgaccaaAACCTTTTTACATACAGCACatatcaaaagtttggacatctactcattcaagggtttttctttatttgtactattttctacattgtagaatagtagtgaagacatcagaactatgaaataacacatggaatcatgtagtaaccaaaacagtgttataAAATATATGTATTGATttgtttatttgagattcttcaaagtagccaccttttgccttgacagctttgtacactcttggcatgctctaaaccagcttcatgaggtagtcatctggaatgcatttcaattaacaggtgtgccttgttaaaaagttaatttgtagaatttctttccttcttaatgcgtttgagccaatcagttgtgttatatcctgcctggtcgggcctgtccgggggtatcgtcgggcggggccacagtgtctcccgacccctcctgtctcagccagTATTAacgctgcaatagtttgtgtcggggggctagtgtcagtctgttatatctggagtatttctccagtcttgtcctgtgtgaatttaagtatgctccctctaattccctatctcggaggacctgagtcctggtaccatgcctcaggactacctggcctgatgactccttgctgtccccagtccacttggtcgtgctgctgctccagtttcaactgttctgcctgaggctatggaaccctgacctgttcaccggacgtgctaccttgtcccggacctgctgtttgactccctctctctaccacacctgctgtctctaactttgaatgctcggctatgaaaagccaactgacatttactcccgaggtgctgacctgttgcaccctctacaaccactgattactattatttgaccctgctggtcatctatgaacatcttggccatataATGTAATAATctccactcggcacagccagaagaagactggccacccctcagagcctggttcctctctaggtttctgcctttctagggaacttttcctagccaccgtgcgtctacatctgcattgcttgctgtttggggttttaagctgggtttctgtacagcacttgtgacaacggctgatgtaaaaagggctttataaatacatttgattgattgattgacaaggTTGGAGCGGTAtacagatagccctatttggtaaaagaccaagcccaaattatggcaagaacagctcaaaaaggCAAAGAAAtacgacagtccattattactttaagacatgaaggtcagtcaattcggaaaatgtcaaccactttgaaagttccttcaagtgcagtcgcaaaaaccaacaagcgctatgacgaaactggctctcatgaggaccgccacaggaaaggaagacccagagttacctctgctgcagaggataagttcattaaaagttaccagcctcagaaattgaagcccaaataaatgcttcacagagttcaagtaacagaaacatcaactgttcagaggagactgcgtgaaatcaggccctcatggtcgaattgctgccaagaaaccactactaaaggacaccaataagaagaagagacttgcttgggccaagaaacacaagcaatggacattagactggtggaaatctgtcctttggtctgatgagtccaaatttgagatttttggatccaaccgccgtgtctttgtgagatgcagggtaGGATgaactccgcatgtgtggttcccacgatgaagcatggaggaggtcgtgtgatggtgctttgctggtgacactgtcagtgatttatttagaaatcaaggcacacttaaccagcatggctacagcagcattctgcagcgatacgccatcccatctggtttgcgcttagtttgcttttcaacaggacaatgacccaaaacacacctccaggctgtgtaggggctatttgaccaaagagagtgatggagtgctgcatcagatgacctggcctccaaaatcacccaacctcaacccaattgagacggtttggggtgagttggaccgcagagtgaaggaaaagcagccaacaagtgctcagcatatgtgggaactccttcaagaatgttggaaaagcattccagatgaagctggttgagagaatgccaagagtgtgcaaagctgtcatcaaggcaaaggatggctactttgaagaaactaaattctaaaatatattttgatttgtttaacacttt
Protein-coding regions in this window:
- the LOC120049964 gene encoding liprin-beta-1-like isoform X1, which gives rise to MMSDASEMLAAALEQMDGIIAGSKAMDYSNGLFDCQSPTSPFLGSLRALHLLEDLRAALEMMDQDEREGLRCQVPDTTADGLVEWLQQGQLTNGHGSAMIYQERLSRVESDKECLVLQMTCGVLLSDDCPQVSVLSDQVEVQGEKIRDLDMCLEEHREKLDATEETLQQELLSRSTLETQKLELMTEVSSLKLKLTSVARDLRDSEGLYQEVNDLRFRVTDMENERLQCEKKLKSTKEELQTLQRQLEELRRLKDQAIHGVLTPDRTDGEKDVDVLRMKRAMESLMSANNDKDRRIEELQESITRYKKVQDLVKDTLNEDDYDDIQDDRSPSIQVAMDTDQATLAVGEETGRSCDEIPSIAVFSELEQESLIQEPDTDSPPEVPPHSAGSLGHINSNTEQTTIEEPSPPSTSPSNPTSNESFGTKKARSSFGRGFFKMRGGKRTSSAPNLDRSRSASAPTLAETERKGTDHLDLAGAPPHKPQGGDSSQTLPSSPEAKKKSRGFMKFLGRLKRSHSTSLDLEETEFRRGGVRATAGPRLGWSRDLQHSADDVDAPFAQWSKEQVCVWLQEQGLGLHVAQAQQWIRSGFTLLQASQHDLEKELGIKQPLHRKKLQLALQALGSEEDVSKAKLDHNWVTRWLDDIGLPQYKSQFDEGRVDGRMLHYMTVDDLLSLKVGSVLHHLSIKRAIQVLRLNFYEPNCLRRRPSDENNITPGEISQWTNHRVMEWLRSVDLAEYAPNLRGSGVHGGVMVLEPRFNVESLALLLNIPPNKTLLRRHLATHFHLLIGSAAQRSKQECLENPDYTLLTATAKVKPRRLSFGGFGTLRKKRQEDSEEYVCPMDVEMPKNSSFQGGLRIYEDDLDQMEDSEGAVRQIGAFSEEIDNLTSMLKEDEFFSEVSSRSPEASVTDDDSNL
- the LOC120049964 gene encoding liprin-beta-1-like isoform X3, with the protein product MMSDASEMLAAALEQMDGIIAGSKAMDYSNGLFDCQSPTSPFLGSLRALHLLEDLRAALEMMDQDEREGLRCQVPDTTADGLVEWLQQGQLTNGHGSAMIYQERLSRVESDKECLVLQVSVLSDQVEVQGEKIRDLDMCLEEHREKLDATEETLQQELLSRSTLETQKLELMTEVSSLKLKLTSVARDLRDSEGLYQEVNDLRFRVTDMENERLQCEKKLKSTKEELQTLQRQLEELRRLKDQAIHGVLTPDRTDGEKDVDVLRMKRAMESLMSANNDKDRRIEELQESITRYKKVQDLVKDTLNEDDYDDIQDDRSPSIQVAMDTDQATLAVGEETGRSCDEIPSIAVFSELEQESLIQEPDTDSPPEVPPHSAGSLGHINSNTEQTTIEEPSPPSTSPSNPTSNESFGTKKARSSFGRGFFKMRGGKRTSSAPNLDRSRSASAPTLAETERKGTDHLDLAGAPPHKPQGGDSSQTLPSSPEAKKKSRGFMKFLGRLKRSHSTSLDLEETEFRRGGVRATAGPRLGWSRDLQHSADDVDAPFAQWSKEQVCVWLQEQGLGLHVAQAQQWIRSGFTLLQASQHDLEKELGIKQPLHRKKLQLALQALGSEEDVSKAKLDHNWVTRWLDDIGLPQYKSQFDEGRVDGRMLHYMTVDDLLSLKVGSVLHHLSIKRAIQVLRLNFYEPNCLRRRPSDENNITPGEISQWTNHRVMEWLRSVDLAEYAPNLRGSGVHGGVMVLEPRFNVESLALLLNIPPNKTLLRRHLATHFHLLIGSAAQRSKQECLENPDYTLLTATAKVKPRRLSFGGFGTLRKKRQEDSEEYVCPMDVEMPKNSSFQGGLRIYEDDLDQMEDSEGAVRQIGAFSEEIDNLTSMLKEDEFFSEVSSRSPEASVTDDDSNL
- the LOC120049964 gene encoding liprin-beta-1-like isoform X4, with the translated sequence MIYQERLSRVESDKECLVLQMTCGVLLSDDCPQVSVLSDQVEVQGEKIRDLDMCLEEHREKLDATEETLQQELLSRSTLETQKLELMTEVSSLKLKLTSVARDLRDSEGLYQEVNDLRFRVTDMENERLQCEKKLKSTKEELQTLQRQLEELRRLKDQAIHGVLTPDRTDGEKDVDVLRMKRAMESLMSANNDKDRRIEELQESITRYKKVQDLVKDTLNEDDYDDIQDDRSPSIQVAMDTDQATLAVGEETGRSCDEIPSIAVFSELEQESLIQEPDTDSPPEVPPHSAGSLGHINSNTEQTTIEEPSPPSTSPSNPTSNESFGTKKARSSFGRGFFKMRGGKRTSSAPNLDRSRSASAPTLAETERKGTDHLDLAGAPPHKPQGGDSSQTLPSSPEAKKKSRGFMKFLGRLKRSHSTSLDLEETEFRRGGVRATAGPRLGWSRDLQHSADDVDAPFAQWSKEQVCVWLQEQGLGLHVAQAQQWIRSGFTLLQASQHDLEKELGIKQPLHRKKLQLALQALGSEEDVSKAKLDHNWVTRWLDDIGLPQYKSQFDEGRVDGRMLHYMTVDDLLSLKVGSVLHHLSIKRAIQVLRLNFYEPNCLRRRPSDENNITPGEISQWTNHRVMEWLRSVDLAEYAPNLRGSGVHGGVMVLEPRFNVESLALLLNIPPNKTLLRRHLATHFHLLIGSAAQRSKQECLENPDYTLLTATAKVKPRRLSFGGFGTLRKKRQEDSEEYVCPMDVEMPKNSSFQGGLRIYEDDLDQMEDSEGAVRQIGAFSEEIDNLTSMLKEDEFFSEVSSRSPEASVTDDDSNL
- the LOC120049964 gene encoding liprin-beta-1-like isoform X5, whose amino-acid sequence is MIYQERLSRVESDKECLVLQVSVLSDQVEVQGEKIRDLDMCLEEHREKLDATEETLQQELLSRSTLETQKLELMTEVSSLKLKLTSVARDLRDSEGLYQEVNDLRFRVTDMENERLQCEKKLKSTKEELQTLQRQLEELRRLKDQAIHGVLTPDRTDGEKDVDVLRMKRAMESLMSANNDKDRRIEELQESITRYKKVQDLVKDTLNEDDYDDIQDDRSPSIQVAMDTDQATLAVGEETGRSCDEIPSIAVFSELEQESLIQEPDTDSPPEVPPHSAGSLGHINSNTEQTTIEEPSPPSTSPSNPTSNESFGTKKARSSFGRGFFKMRGGKRTSSAPNLDRSRSASAPTLAETERKGTDHLDLAGAPPHKPQGGDSSQTLPSSPEAKKKSRGFMKFLGRLKRSHSTSLDLEETEFRRGGVRATAGPRLGWSRDLQHSADDVDAPFAQWSKEQVCVWLQEQGLGLHVAQAQQWIRSGFTLLQASQHDLEKELGIKQPLHRKKLQLALQALGSEEDVSKAKLDHNWVTRWLDDIGLPQYKSQFDEGRVDGRMLHYMTVDDLLSLKVGSVLHHLSIKRAIQVLRLNFYEPNCLRRRPSDENNITPGEISQWTNHRVMEWLRSVDLAEYAPNLRGSGVHGGVMVLEPRFNVESLALLLNIPPNKTLLRRHLATHFHLLIGSAAQRSKQECLENPDYTLLTATAKVKPRRLSFGGFGTLRKKRQEDSEEYVCPMDVEMPKNSSFQGGLRIYEDDLDQMEDSEGAVRQIGAFSEEIDNLTSMLKEDEFFSEVSSRSPEASVTDDDSNL
- the LOC120049964 gene encoding liprin-beta-1-like isoform X7, which translates into the protein MMSDASEMLAAALEQMDGIIAGSKAMDYSNGLFDCQSPTSPFLGSLRALHLLEDLRAALEMMDQDEREGLRCQVPDTTADGLVEWLQQGQLTNGHGSAMIYQERLSRVESDKECLVLQVSVLSDQVEVQGEKIRDLDMCLEEHREKLDATEETLQQELLSRSTLETQKLELMTEVSSLKLKLTSVARDLRDSEGLYQEVNDLRFRVTDMENERLQCEKKLKSTKEELQTLQRQLEELRRLKDQAIHGVLTPDRTDGEKDVDVLRMKRAMESLMSANNDKDRRIEELQESITRYKKVQDLVKDTLNEDDYDDIQDDRSPSIQVAMDTDQATLAVGEETGRSCDEIPSIAVFSELEQESLIQEPDTDSPPEVPPHSAGSLGHINSNTEQTTIEEPSPPSTSPSNPTSNESFGTKKARSSFGRGFFKMRGGKRTSSAPNLAETERKGTDHLDLAGAPPHKPQGGDSSQTLPSSPEAKKKSRGFMKFLGRLKRSHSTSLDLEETEFRRGGVRATAGPRLGWSRDLQHSADDVDAPFAQWSKEQVCVWLQEQGLGLHVAQAQQWIRSGFTLLQASQHDLEKELGIKQPLHRKKLQLALQALGSEEDVSKAKLDHNWVTRWLDDIGLPQYKSQFDEGRVDGRMLHYMTVDDLLSLKVGSVLHHLSIKRAIQVLRLNFYEPNCLRRRPSDENNITPGEISQWTNHRVMEWLRSVDLAEYAPNLRGSGVHGGVMVLEPRFNVESLALLLNIPPNKTLLRRHLATHFHLLIGSAAQRSKQECLENPDYTLLTATAKVKPRRLSFGGFGTLRKKRQEDSEEYVCPMDVEMPKNSSFQGGLRIYEDDLDQMEDSEGAVRQIGAFSEEIDNLTSMLKEDEFFSEVSSRSPEASVTDDDSNL
- the LOC120049964 gene encoding liprin-beta-1-like isoform X2 is translated as MMSDASEMLAAALEQMDGIIAGSKAMDYSNGLFDCQSPTSPFLGSLRALHLLEDLRAALEMMDQDEREGLRCQVPDTTADGLVEWLQQGQLTNGHGSAMIYQERLSRVESDKECLVLQMTCGVLLSDDCPQVSVLSDQVEVQGEKIRDLDMCLEEHREKLDATEETLQQELLSRSTLETQKLELMTEVSSLKLKLTSVARDLRDSEGLYQEVNDLRFRVTDMENERLQCEKKLKSTKEELQTLQRQLEELRRLKDQAIHGVLTPDRTDGEKDVDVLRMKRAMESLMSANNDKDRRIEELQESITRYKKVQDLVKDTLNEDDYDDIQDDRSPSIQVAMDTDQATLAVGEETGRSCDEIPSIAVFSELEQESLIQEPDTDSPPEVPPHSAGSLGHINSNTEQTTIEEPSPPSTSPSNPTSNESFGTKKARSSFGRGFFKMRGGKRTSSAPNLAETERKGTDHLDLAGAPPHKPQGGDSSQTLPSSPEAKKKSRGFMKFLGRLKRSHSTSLDLEETEFRRGGVRATAGPRLGWSRDLQHSADDVDAPFAQWSKEQVCVWLQEQGLGLHVAQAQQWIRSGFTLLQASQHDLEKELGIKQPLHRKKLQLALQALGSEEDVSKAKLDHNWVTRWLDDIGLPQYKSQFDEGRVDGRMLHYMTVDDLLSLKVGSVLHHLSIKRAIQVLRLNFYEPNCLRRRPSDENNITPGEISQWTNHRVMEWLRSVDLAEYAPNLRGSGVHGGVMVLEPRFNVESLALLLNIPPNKTLLRRHLATHFHLLIGSAAQRSKQECLENPDYTLLTATAKVKPRRLSFGGFGTLRKKRQEDSEEYVCPMDVEMPKNSSFQGGLRIYEDDLDQMEDSEGAVRQIGAFSEEIDNLTSMLKEDEFFSEVSSRSPEASVTDDDSNL